From Salmo salar chromosome ssa04, Ssal_v3.1, whole genome shotgun sequence, one genomic window encodes:
- the LOC123742520 gene encoding protocadherin beta-16-like, whose protein sequence is MGYIGFTVSAFVLHLACVLCLIRISNGDMTYSVPEEMKRGSVVGNIAKDLGLDPKRLSARKARLEEDGTKHFCDINLNSGDLVVAERIDREQLCGPRISCGLKYEMVLESPLELHRISLQIQDVNDNSPQFADDVIKLEISESAHKGERFPINEAHDADIGQNAVQSYSLQRNDHFVLNVHTNRDGGKYGELVLEKELDREQKQEVTLLLTAVDGGTPQRSGTVVIHVTVLDANDNIPVFSQDLYKVRLPENSPLGTIISTVRATDADEGANGDVIYDLGRVSDELKNLFRLDSKTGVINLAGPIDYEEQPIYELRVLAKDGAGLVSYTKVLIDITDVNDNAPVILIKTLTSPIPENVLPGTEVGIINVQDKDSEGNRQVRCSIQQNVPFKLNPSIKNYYSLVTTSELDREIISDYNITITATDDGSPPLSSSKTIHLSVSDVNDNPPVFEEQSYSSYVTENNKPGSSMCSVTARDPDWRQNGTVVYSLLPSGVNGVPVSSFLSINGDTGVIHAVRPFDYEQFRSFKVHVVARDNGSPPLSSNVTVSVFITDENDNSPQILYPSPAGNSLMTEMVPKAALAGSLVSKVIAVDADSGQNAWLSYQIVKSTDPGLFTIGLHSGEIRAQRDISESDSMKQNLVISVKDNGQPSLSTTCDVYLLISDNLAEVPELKDMTYEDSSKLTSYLIIALVSVSTFFLTFIILILAVRFCRSRKPRMMFDGAVAIPSAYFPHNYAEVDGAGTLRSSYNYDAYLTTGSRTSDFKFARSYNDSTLPADQTLRKNPNEPFGENIITFNTLGECEAEQATDGTQPTGMTEFVPSDT, encoded by the exons ATGGGCTACATTGGATTTACAGTTTCAGCTTTTGTCCTCCATCTGGCTTGTGTTCTATGCCTAATACGCATCAGCAATGGCGACATGACCTATTCCGTTCCAGAGGAGATGAAACGCGGATCTGTGGTCGGAAATATAGCCAAGGATCTTGGGTTGGATCCTAAGAGACTGTCGGCTCGAAAAGCTCGTTTAGAAGAGGATGGAACTAAACACTTCTGTGACATTAACCTGAATTCGGGAGATCTTGTTGTCGCTGAAAGAATTGATAGGGAGCAGCTTTGCGGTCCGAGGATTTCATGCGGGCTAAAATATGAAATGGTTCTTGAAAGTCCTTTAGAATTGCATCGCATTTCTCTTCAGATTCAGGATGTGAACGATAATTCACCACAGTTTGCAGATGATGTTATCAAATTGGAAATAAGTGAATCAGCTCATAAAGGTGAACGTTTCCCCATTAATGAGGCCCACGATGCAGATATAGGTCAGAATGCAGTTCAAAGCTACTCTTTGCAAAGGAATGACCATTTTGTCTTGAATGTTCATACTAATCGAGATGGAGGTAAATACggtgagttagtgttagagaaAGAGCTGGACCGAGAACAAAAGCAGGAGGTGACGTTGTTACTTACTGCTGTTGATGGTGGGACTCCACAGAGATCTGGTACTGTAGTTATACACGTCACTGTGCTGGATGCTAACGACAATATTCCCGTATTTAGCCAGGACCTGTATAAGGTCAGATTACCAGAAAATTCTCCGTTGGGTACCATTATATCTACAGTCCGCGCAACTGATGCAGATGAGGGAGCAAATGGTGATGTCATATATGATCTAGGTCGAGTTTCTGATGAGTTGAAGAATTTGTTTCGCCTCGATAGTAAAACTGGGGTTATAAATCTGGCTGGACCTATAGATTATGAGGAGCAGCCCATTTATGAGCTGCGCGTCCTCGCCAAGGATGGGGCAGGTTTGGTGTCATACACAAAAGTACTGATAGATATTACTGACGTAAACGACAACGCACCAGTGATATTAATAAAAACTCTGACCAGTCCAATTCCAGAGAATGTGTTACCTGGCACAGAGGTGGGCATCATTAATGTACAGGATAAAGACTCGGAGGGAAATAGACAGGTCCGATGCTCCATTCAACAAAATGTTCCGTTCAAATTAAACCCCTCAATCAAAAACTACTATTCTCTGGTAACAACTAGTGAACTAGACCGTGAGATAATATCAGATTACAACATAACTATCACTGCCACTGACGACGGGTCTCCACCTTTATCCTCCTCAAAGACTATTCATTTATCTGTATCAGACGTGAATGACAATCCTCCTGTGTTTGAAGAACAATCCTACAGTTCCTATGTGACTGAAAACAACAAGCCTGGCTCCTCTATGTGTTCTGTTACTGCCAGAGACCCAGACTGGAGACAGAACGGTACGGTGGTCTATTCTCTATTGCCCAGTGGTGTCAACGGTGTTCCGGTGTCCTCATTTCTATCCATTAACGGAGACACGGGGGTGATCCATGCTGTGAGACCATTTGATTATGAGCAGTTTAGGAGCTTCAAAGTCCACGTTGTAGCCAGAGACAATGGTTCTCCTCCACTCAGCAGTAACGTGACAGTGAGTGTCTTCATAACAGATGAGAATGATAACTCTCCCCAGATATTATACCCTTCGCCAGCAGGGAACTCCTTGATGACTGAGATGGTCCCCAAAGCTGCTCTGGCGGGGTCCCTGGTTTCCAAGGTGATAGCTGTGGATGCTGACTCTGGACAGAACGCGTGGCTTTCATATCAGATCGTGAAATCGACTGATCCGGGACTTTTCACTATTGGTCTCCACAGTGGAGAGATCAGGGCACAGCGGGACATTTCTGAATCTGACAGTATGAAGCAGAACCTTGTTATATCAGTGAAAGATAACggacagccctctctctctacaacctGTGATGTATATTTACTCATATCAGACAACTTGGCTGAAGTTCCTGAACTGAAAGACATGACTTATGAGGATAGTTCCAAACTAACTTCCTATTTGATCATAGCACTGGTCTCTGTCTCCACCTTTTTCCTGACTTTCATTATTCTCATCCTGGCCGTGAGGTTCTGCCGCAGTAGAAAGCCTAGAATGATGTTTGATGGAGCAGTCGCCATTCCCAGCGCGTATTTCCCTCACAACTATGCAGAGGTGGATGGAGCTGGAACTCTGCGCAGTTCTTACAATTATGACGCATACCTGACAACGGGCTCACGCACCAGTGACTTCAAGtttgccagatcttacaacgacAGCACGCTGCCTGCTGACCAGACACTGAGGAAGAACCCAAATGAACCTTTCGGAGAAAACATTATCACGTTCAACACCTTGGGGGAGTGCGAG gcagagcaggcaacagatggcacaca
- the LOC123742463 gene encoding protocadherin gamma-A11-like: MGYTGSSVFTSLFRLAFCHCLMRISNGDLSYSIPEEMKRGSVIGNLVKDLGLDAKRLSGRKARLDMDGSRQRYCDINVNTGELIVAETIDREELCGPKVSCSLKYELVLEKPLELHRITVQIQDINDNSPRFPNVRIDLEIQESAYKGARYPLDEPHDSDLGLNGIQSYSLERNAYFILDVQTSSDGGKYGELVLEKELDRELQQEVTLLLTAVDGGTPQRSGTVVIHVTVLDANDNKPVFSQTVYKVRLPENSPTGTVVVAVSASDEDEGANGEVSYEFNRISDKAAKLFSIDKKTGEIKVQGPIDYEENAEYEVRVQAKDGSGLAGNAKVMIEITDLNDNAPVILIKSFNNPIPENVLPGTEVGIINVQDEDSEGNRQVRCSIQQNVPFKLNPSIKNYYSLVTTSELDREIISDYNITITATDEGSPPLSSSKTIHLSVSDVNDNPPVFEEQSYSSYVTENNKPGSSMCSVTARDPDWRQNGTVVYSLLPSGVNGVPVSSFLSINGDTGVIHAVRAFDYEQFRSFKVHVVARDNGSPPLSSNVTVSVFITDENDNSPQILYPAPAGNSLMTEMVPKAALAGSLVSKVIAVDADSGQNAWLSYQIVKSTDPGLFTIGLHSGEIRAQRDISESDSMKQNLVISVKDNGQPSLSATCDVYLLISDNLAEVPELKDMAYEDSSKLTSYLIIALVSVSTFFLTFIILILAVRFCRSRKPRMLFDGAVAIPSAYFPPNYAEVDGAGTLRSSYNYDAYLTTGSRTSDFKFARSYNDSTLPADQTLTRCPDTLLEGSSITLNTAGESIEVRQN, translated from the coding sequence ATGGGGTACACAGGATCTTCGGTTTTTACCTCTTTGTTCCGCCTGGCTTTTTGTCATTGCCTGATGCGCATCAGCAATGGAGACTTGAGCTATTCAATTCCAGAGGAGATGAAACGCGGATCTGTGATCGGAAATCTAGTTAAGGATCTGGGGCTGGATGCTAAGAGACTTTCAGGTCGTAAAGCTCGTTTGGATATGGATGGCAGTCGTCAACGTTACTGTGACATTAATGTGAATACTGGAGAATTAATTGTGGCTGAAACAATAGAcagggaggagctgtgtggaccGAAGGTTTCTTGTTCTTTAAAATACGAGCTTGTGCTGGAGAAACCTCTGGAATTACATCGCATAACTGTACAAATACAAGATATAAACGACAATTCACCACGGTTTCCCAATGTACGTATTGATCTAGAAATTCAGGAATCTGCTTACAAAGGTGCACGATATCCCTTGGATGAACCTCATGACTCTGACTTAGGATTAAATGGTATACAAAGCTATTCACTGGAGAGGAATGCCTATTTTATTTTGGACGTTCAAACGAGCTCAGACGGAGGAAAATATGGCGAGTTGGTGTTAGAAAAAGAGCTAGATCGAGAACTACAACAAGAGGTGACGTTGTTACTTACTGCGGTTGATGGTGGGACTCCACAGAGATCTGGTACTGTAGTTATACACGTCACTGTGCTGGATGCTAACGATAATAAACCAGTGTTTAGCCAAACAGTGTATAAAGTTCGTTTGCCTGAAAATTCTCCAACAGGGACTGTTGTAGTTGCAGTTAGTGCTAGTGATGAAGACGAAGGAGCAAATGGAGAAGTATCATATGAGTTCAATCGTATTTCCGATAAAGCAGCTAAACTGTTTTCCATCGACAAAAAGACTGGCGAGATTAAAGTGCAGGGTCCCATAGATTATGAAGAAAATGCAGAATACGAAGTGCGTGTCCAGGCTAAAGATGGGTCTGGCTTAGCTGGCAATGCAAAAGTAATGATAGAAATCACAGACCTAAATGACAACGCACCGGTGATATTGATCAAATCCTTTAACAATCCCATCCCTGAGAACGTGTTACCTGGTACAGAGGTGGGGATCATAAATGTACAAGATGAAGATTCAGAGGGAAATAGACAGGTCCGCTGCTCCATTCAACAAAATGTCCCTTTCAAACTTAACCCTTCAATCAAAAACTATTATTCTCTGGTAACAACTAGTGAACTAGACCGTGAGATAATATCAGATTATAACATAACTATCACTGCCACTGACGAGGGGTCTCCACCTTTATCCTCCTCAAAGACTATTCATTTATCTGTATCAGACGTGAACGACAATCCTCCTGTGTTTGAAGAACAATCCTACAGTTCCTATGTGACTGAAAACAACAAGCCTGGCTCCTCTATGTGTTCTGTTACTGCCAGAGACCCAGACTGGAGACAGAACGGTACGGTGGTCTATTCTCTATTGCCCAGTGGTGTCAACGGTGTTCCGGTGTCCTCATTTCTATCCATTAACGGAGACACGGGGGTGATCCATGCTGTGAGAGCATTTGATTATGAGCAGTTTAGGAGCTTCAAAGTCCACGTTGTAGCCAGAGACAATGGTTCTCCTCCACTCAGCAGTAACGTGACAGTGAGTGTCTTCATAACAGATGAGAATGATAACTCTCCCCAGATATTATACCCTGCTCCAGCAGGGAACTCCTTGATGACTGAGATGGTCCCCAAAGCTGCTCTGGCGGGGTCCCTGGTTTCCAAGGTGATAGCTGTGGATGCTGACTCTGGACAGAACGCGTGGCTTTCCTATCAGATCGTGAAATCGACTGATCCTGGACTTTTCACTATTGGTCTCCACAGTGGAGAGATCAGGGCACAGCGGGACATTTCTGAATCTGACAGTATGAAGCAGAACCTTGTTATATCAGTGAAAGATAACggacagccctctctctctgcaaccTGTGATGTGTATTTACTCATATCAGACAACTTGGCTGAAGTTCCAGAACTGAAAGACATGGCTTATGAGGATAGTTCCAAACTAACTTCCTATTTGATCATCGCACTGGTCTCTGTCTCCACCTTTTTCCTGACTTTCATTATTCTCATCCTGGCCGTGAGGTTCTGCCGCAGTAGAAAGCCTAGAATGTTGTTTGATGGAGCAGTCGCCATTCCCAGCGCGTATTTCCCTCCCAACTATGCAGAGGTGGATGGAGCTGGAACTCTGCGCAGTTCTTACAATTATGACGCATACCTGACAACGGGCTCACGCACCAGCGACTTCAAGTTTGCCAGATCTTACAATGACAGCACGCTGCCTGCTGATCAGACACTAACAAGATGTCCAGATACATTACTAGAAGGAAGTTCCATCACCCTCAACACTGCAGGGGAGTCTATTGAGGTAAGACAGAACTAA
- the LOC123742466 gene encoding protocadherin gamma-A12-like: protein MCSVTARDPDWRQNGTVVYSLLPSDVNGVPVSSFLSINGDTGVIHAVRTFDYEQFRSFKVHVVARDNGSPPLSSNVTVRVFITDENDNSPQILYPAPAGNSLMTEMVPKAALAGSLVSKVIAVDADSGQNAWLSYQIVKSTDPGLFTIGLQGGEIRAQRDISESDSMKQNLVISVKDNGQPSLSATCDVYLLISDNLAEVPELKDMAYEDSSKLTSYLIIALVSVSTFFLTFIILILAVRFCRSRKPRMLFDGAVAIPSAYFPPNYAEVDGAGTLRSSYNYDAYLTTGSRTSDFKFARSYNDSTLPADQTLTRCPDTLLEGSSITLNTAGESIEVRQN, encoded by the coding sequence ATGTGTTCTGTTACTGCCAGAGACCCAGACTGGAGACAGAACGGTACGGTGGTCTATTCTCTATTGCCCAGTGATGTCAACGGTGTTCCGGTGTCCTCATTTCTATCCATTAACGGAGACACGGGGGTGATCCATGCTGTGAGAACATTTGATTATGAGCAGTTTAGGAGCTTCAAAGTCCACGTTGTAGCCAGAGACAATGGTTCTCCTCCACTCAGCAGTAACGTGACAGTGAGAGTCTTCATAACAGATGAGAATGATAACTCTCCCCAGATATTATACCCTGCGCCAGCAGGGAACTCCTTGATGACTGAGATGGTCCCCAAAGCTGCTCTGGCGGGGTCCCTGGTTTCCAAGGTGATAGCTGTGGATGCTGACTCTGGACAGAACGCGTGGCTTTCCTATCAGATCGTGAAATCGACTGATCCGGGACTTTTCACTATTGGTCTCCAAGGTGGAGAGATCAGGGCACAGCGGGACATTTCTGAATCTGACAGTATGAAGCAGAACCTTGTTATATCAGTGAAAGATAACggacagccctctctctctgcaaccTGTGATGTATATTTACTCATATCAGACAACTTGGCTGAAGTTCCAGAACTGAAAGACATGGCTTATGAGGATAGTTCCAAACTTACTTCCTATTTGATCATCGCACTGGTCTCTGTCTCCACCTTTTTCCTGACTTTCATTATTCTCATCCTGGCCGTGAGGTTCTGCCGCAGTAGAAAGCCTAGAATGTTGTTTGATGGAGCAGTCGCCATTCCCAGCGCGTATTTCCCTCCCAACTATGCAGAGGTGGATGGAGCTGGAACTCTGCGCAGTTCTTACAATTATGACGCATACCTGACAACGGGCTCACGCACCAGTGACTTCAAGTTTGCCAGATCTTACAATGACAGCACGCTGCCTGCTGATCAGACACTAACAAGATGTCCAGATACATTACTAGAAGGAAGTTCCATCACCCTCAACACTGCAGGGGAGTCTATTGAGGTAAGACAGAACTAA
- the LOC123742467 gene encoding protocadherin beta-15-like: MEYKGFSFSASLLGLALFLFLLHTSYGDVTYSVLEEMKRGSVIGNIAKDLGLDAKRLMYRKARLDVQGSSKRYCEINLNTGDMVIAEIIDREQLCGRRISCTLKFEMVLENPLELHNIILQVQDINDNSPLFGEDSVTFDISESAVKGARFSVNPAHDADIGLNAVQSYTLQRNDHFSLAVHTNPGSEKYGELVLDTELDREQQQEVSLLLTAVDGGTPQRSGTVVIHVTVLDANDNKPVFSQNVYKVSVPENAPSGSLVVTVTATDADEGANGQVTYGFGPISEELNKLFSLDPKTGDIRIAGQMDFEEESIHELRIKAKDGSGLTSFAKIFIEITDVNDNAPVISLKSLTNPIPENLLPGREVGIINVQDKDSEGNRQVRCSIQQNVPFKLNPSIKNYYSLVTTSELDREIISD, from the coding sequence ATGGAATACAAGGGATTCTCGTTCTCTGCCTCATTGCTCGGCCTGGCTTTGTTTCTTTTCCTGCTGCACACCAGCTATGGAGACGTGACCTATTCTGTTCTAGAGGAGATGAAACGCGGATCTGTGATCGGGAATATAGCCAAGGATCTGGGGCTGGATGCAAAACGACTTATGTATCGGAAAGCTCGTTTAGATGTTCAAGGTAGCAGCAAGCGCTATTGTGAAATCAATCTGAATACTGGGGATATGGTCATCGCTGAAATAATAGACAGGGAGCAGCTTTGCGGTAGGAGGATTTCATGCACCTTAAAATTCGAGATGGTTCTGGAAAATCCTTTAGAATTACATAACATAATCTTACAGGTACAAGATATTAATGACAATAGCCCACTATTTGGGGAAGATAGCGTTACGTTTGATATCAGCGAGTCAGCAGTCAAAGGCGCTCGATTTTCGGTGAATCCGGCTCACGATGCAGATATAGGACTGAACGCTGTTCAAAGCTACACACTACAAAGGAACGACCATTTTAGCCTGGCTGTTCATACCAACCCAGGTTCTGAAAAGTATGGTGAGCTAGTGTTAGACACAGAGTTAGACCGAGAACAACAACAGGAGGTATCATTACTACTGACTGCGGTTGATGGTGGGACCCCACAGAGATCTGGAACTGTAGTTATACACGTCACTGTGCTGGATGCTAACGATAATAAACCAGTGTTTAGCCAGAATGTCTATAAGGTCAGTGTACCTGAAAATGCTCCATCAGGTTCATTAGTTGTTACTGTGACGGCAACAGATGCAGACGAGGGGGCAAATGGACAGGTGACGTACGGATTTGGCCCAATCTCAGAAGaattaaataaattattttctCTTGACCCTAAAACGGGAGACATCAGGATAGCAGGACAGATGGATTTTGAAGAAGAATCAATTCATGAATTGCGTATCAAAGCCAAAGATGGCTCGGGATTGACTTCCTTTGCCAAAATATTCATAGAAATTACAGATGTtaatgacaatgccccagtgatATCTCTTAAATCCTTGACCAATCCCATCCCAGAGAACTTGTTACCTGGCAGAGAAGTGGGCATCATTAATGTACAGGATAAAGACTCGGAGGGAAATAGACAGGTCCGATGCTCCATTCAACAAAATGTTCCTTTCAAATTAAACCCCTCAATCAAAAACTACTATTCTCTGGTAACAACTAGTGAACTAGACCGAGAGATAATATCAGATTAA
- the LOC123742459 gene encoding protocadherin beta-15, giving the protein MGYTGSSVFTSLFRLAFCHCLMRISNGDLSYSIPEEMKRGSVIGNLVKDLGLDAKRLSGRKARLDMDGSRQPYCDINVNTGELIVAETIDREELCGPKVSCSLKYELVLEKPLELHRITVQIQDINDNSPRFPNARIDLEIQESADKGARYPLDEPHDSDIGLNAIQSYSLERNAYFILDVQTSSDGGKYGELVLEKELDREQQQEVTLLLTAVDGGTPQRSGTVVIHVTVLDANDNKPVFSQTVYKVRLPENSPTGTVVVAVSASDEDEGANGEVSYEFNRISDKAAKLFSIDKKTGEIKVQGPIDYEENTEYEVRVQAKDGSGLAGNAKVMIEITDLNDNAPVILIKSFNNPIPENVLPGTEVGIINVQDEDSEGNRQVRCSIQQNVPFKLNPSIKNYYSLVTTSELDREIISDYNITITAADEGSPPLSSTKTIHLSVSDVNDNPPVFEEQSYSSYVTENNKPGSSMCSVTARDPDWRQNGTVVYSLLPSGVNGVPVSSFLSINGDTGVIHAVRAFDYEQFRSFKVHVVARDNGSPPLSSNVTVRVFITDENDNSPQILYPAPAGNSLMTEMVPKAALAGSLVSKVIAVDADSGQNAWLSYQIVKSTDPGLFTIGLHSGEIRAQRDISESDSMKQNLVISVKDNGQPSLSATCDVYLLISDNLAEVPELKDMTYEDSSKLTSYLIIALVSVSTFFLTFIILILAVRFCRSRKPRMLFDGAVAIPSAYFPPNYAEVDGAGTLRSSYNYDAYLTTGSRTSDFKFARSYNDSTLPADQTLTRCPDTLLEGSIMSLNTAGEANEVSLLSSEIPPFVPELFRCGRMGYVCGKYILGLNGLCHPIETVGLYSV; this is encoded by the coding sequence ATGGGGTACACAGGATCTTCGGTTTTTACCTCTTTGTTCCGCCTGGCTTTTTGTCATTGCCTGATGCGCATCAGCAATGGAGACTTGAGCTATTCAATTCCAGAGGAGATGAAACGCGGATCTGTGATCGGAAATCTAGTTAAGGATCTGGGGCTGGATGCTAAGAGACTTTCAGGTCGTAAAGCTCGTTTGGATATGGATGGCAGTCGTCAACCTTACTGTGACATTAATGTGAATACTGGAGAATTAATTGTGGCTGAAACAATAGAcagggaggagctgtgtggaccGAAGGTTTCTTGTTCTTTAAAATACGAGCTTGTGCTAGAGAAACCTCTGGAATTACATCGCATAACTGTACAAATACAAGATATAAACGACAATTCACCACGGTTTCCCAATGCACGTATTGATCTAGAAATTCAGGAATCTGCTGACAAAGGCGCACGATATCCCTTGGATGAACCTCATGACTCTGACATAGGATTAAATGCTATACAAAGCTATTCACTGGAGAGGAATGCCTATTTTATTTTGGACGTTCAAACGAGCTCAGACGGAGGAAAATATGGCGAGTTGGTATTAGAAAAAGAATTAGATCGAGAACAACAGCAAGAGGTGACGTTGTTACTTACTGCGGTTGATGGTGGGACTCCACAGAGATCTGGTACTGTAGTTATACACGTCACTGTGTTGGATGCTAACGATAATAAACCAGTGTTTAGCCAGACAGTGTACAAAGTACGTTTGCCTGAAAATTCTCCAACAGGGACTGTTGTAGTTGCAGTTAGTGCTAGTGATGAAGACGAAGGAGCAAATGGAGAAGTATCATATGAGTTCAATCGTATTTCCGATAAAGCAGCTAAACTGTTTTCCATCGACAAAAAGACTGGCGAGATTAAAGTGCAGGGTCCCATAGATTATGAAGAAAATACAGAATACGAAGTGCGTGTCCAGGCTAAAGATGGGTCTGGCTTAGCTGGCAATGCAAAAGTAATGATAGAAATCACAGACCTAAATGACAACGCACCGGTGATATTGATCAAATCCTTTAACAATCCCATCCCTGAGAACGTGTTACCTGGTACAGAGGTGGGGATCATAAATGTACAAGATGAAGATTCAGAGGGAAATAGACAGGTCCGCTGCTCCATTCAACAAAATGTCCCTTTCAAATTAAACCCCTCAATTAAAAACTATTATTCTCTGGTAACAACTAGTGAACTAGACCGTGAGATAATATCAGATTATAACATAACTATCACTGCCGCTGACGAGGGGTCTCCACCTTTATCCTCCACAAAGACAATTCATTTATCTGTATCAGACGTGAATGACAACCCACCTGTGTTTGAAGAACAATCCTACAGTTCCTATGTGACTGAAAACAACAAGCCTGGCTCCTCTATGTGTTCTGTTACTGCCAGAGACCCAGACTGGAGACAGAACGGTACGGTGGTCTATTCTCTATTGCCCAGTGGTGTCAACGGTGTTCCGGTGTCCTCATTTCTATCCATTAACGGAGACACGGGGGTGATCCATGCTGTGAGAGCATTTGATTATGAGCAGTTTAGGAGCTTCAAAGTCCACGTTGTAGCCAGAGACAATGGTTCTCCTCCACTCAGCAGTAACGTGACAGTGAGAGTCTTCATAACAGATGAGAATGATAACTCTCCCCAGATATTATACCCTGCTCCAGCAGGGAACTCCTTGATGACTGAGATGGTCCCCAAAGCTGCTCTGGCGGGGTCCCTGGTTTCCAAGGTGATAGCTGTGGATGCTGACTCTGGACAGAACGCGTGGCTTTCATATCAGATCGTGAAATCGACTGATCCGGGACTTTTCACTATTGGTCTCCACAGTGGAGAGATCAGGGCACAGCGGGACATTTCTGAATCTGACAGTATGAAGCAGAACCTTGTTATATCAGTGAAAGATAACggacagccctctctctctgcaaccTGTGATGTGTATTTACTCATATCAGACAACTTGGCTGAAGTTCCAGAACTGAAAGACATGACTTATGAGGATAGTTCCAAACTAACTTCCTATTTGATCATAGCACTGGTCTCTGTCTCCACCTTTTTCCTGACTTTCATTATTCTCATCCTGGCCGTGAGGTTCTGCCGCAGTAGAAAGCCTAGAATGTTGTTTGATGGAGCAGTCGCCATTCCCAGCGCGTATTTCCCTCCCAACTATGCAGAGGTGGATGGAGCTGGAACTCTGCGCAGTTCTTACAATTATGACGCATACCTGACAACGGGCTCACGCACCAGTGACTTCAAGTTTGCCAGATCTTACAATGACAGCACGCTGCCTGCTGATCAGACACTAACAAGATGTCCAGATACATTACTAGAAGGGAGTATCATGTCGCTCAACACTGCAGGAGAAGCGAATGAGGTAAGCCTTCTCTCATCTGAGATACCACCGTTTGTACCTGAGTTGTTTCGTTGTGGGAGAATGGGTTATGtatgtggaaaatacattttgggcCTTAATGGCTTATGCCATCCTATAGAAACAGTAGGTCTATACTCGGTTTAG